In the Dehalococcoidia bacterium genome, one interval contains:
- a CDS encoding type II toxin-antitoxin system VapC family toxin: MRWVDTNIFLRFLTGTEPDKAARCQALFERMQRGEEQGRTAEAIVAEVIYVLASPRQYGLTRPEIRGRLLPVLLLRGLRLSVKYVCLRALELWESDPRLDFEDALIVAHMESEGDSELYSYDRDFDRVPAVTRVEP; this comes from the coding sequence ATGAGGTGGGTGGATACCAACATCTTCCTGCGCTTTCTGACCGGGACCGAGCCGGACAAGGCGGCCCGTTGCCAGGCACTCTTTGAGCGAATGCAGCGTGGAGAGGAGCAAGGCCGCACTGCCGAGGCAATCGTCGCCGAAGTCATCTATGTGCTGGCCTCGCCGCGCCAGTACGGTCTGACGCGGCCGGAGATTCGCGGTCGTCTACTTCCGGTGCTTCTTTTACGCGGGTTGCGGCTCTCGGTCAAATACGTATGTCTACGGGCGCTCGAACTCTGGGAATCGGACCCACGACTGGATTTCGAAGATGCTCTGATCGTGGCGCATATGGAGTCGGAAGGAGACTCCGAGCTGTACAGCTACGATCGCGACTTCGACCGTGTACCCGCGGTCACTCGCGTTGAGCCATAG
- a CDS encoding CaiB/BaiF CoA-transferase family protein, translating into MPPLPSHGPLAGLTVLDLTWVLSGPFAAMTLSDLGADVIKVERPPYGDIARTTGPHLVSPHPPAPSPSAPLGGEGEALEDLEESAYFFSVNRGKRSVAIDLRAEEGKEAIRALVRGADVVLENFTPGTMARLGLGYDALRELNPRLVYCAISGFGQTGPDRDLPALDVIVQGMGGLMSITGEPGRPPVRVGTSIGDVAAGLYAAIGILAALRERDRSGEGQFVDIAMLDCQLAIQENAYMRYFASGRKTIPGPLGTRHPAATPFQAFPAKDGWIVVALAFGAENQWQLLCGILGVVELLDDERFETSGKRTANHAALEPILNAAFVERTTAEWLAELRPAGIPCGPVNTIADAAASPQVAARAMLSEVTHPKGMQLTIVDTPVRLSRTPGGIKGPPPTVGQDTRAVLRELGGLDGGRIEALLAAGIVLETDPRTAPTIPH; encoded by the coding sequence ATGCCGCCGCTGCCCAGCCATGGCCCGCTCGCCGGCCTCACCGTGCTCGACCTCACCTGGGTGCTTTCCGGCCCCTTCGCCGCGATGACCCTCTCCGACCTCGGCGCCGACGTGATCAAAGTGGAGCGGCCGCCGTACGGCGATATCGCGCGAACGACGGGGCCGCATCTGGTGTCGCCTCACCCCCCGGCCCCCTCTCCATCGGCTCCATTAGGTGGAGAGGGGGAGGCTCTGGAAGATTTGGAGGAGTCGGCGTACTTCTTTTCGGTGAACCGGGGAAAGCGATCGGTGGCGATCGATCTGCGCGCGGAGGAAGGGAAAGAGGCGATCCGGGCGCTGGTGCGCGGCGCCGATGTGGTGCTGGAGAATTTCACACCCGGCACGATGGCGAGGCTGGGCCTCGGCTATGACGCGCTGCGCGAGTTGAATCCGCGACTGGTGTACTGCGCCATCTCCGGCTTCGGCCAGACCGGGCCGGACCGCGACCTGCCCGCGCTCGACGTGATCGTGCAGGGCATGGGCGGGCTGATGTCGATCACCGGCGAGCCGGGACGCCCGCCCGTGCGCGTCGGCACCTCGATCGGCGACGTGGCCGCCGGGCTGTACGCCGCGATCGGCATCCTCGCGGCGCTGCGCGAGCGCGACCGCTCCGGCGAAGGGCAGTTCGTGGACATCGCCATGCTCGACTGCCAGCTCGCCATTCAAGAGAACGCCTACATGCGCTACTTCGCCTCCGGCCGGAAGACGATCCCCGGTCCGCTTGGCACGCGTCACCCCGCCGCCACGCCGTTCCAGGCGTTTCCCGCCAAAGACGGCTGGATCGTCGTGGCGCTGGCCTTCGGCGCGGAGAACCAGTGGCAACTGCTCTGCGGCATTCTCGGTGTGGTGGAGCTGCTGGACGACGAGCGCTTCGAGACCAGCGGCAAGCGCACCGCCAACCACGCGGCGCTGGAGCCGATCCTGAACGCCGCCTTTGTCGAACGTACGACGGCGGAGTGGCTGGCGGAGCTGCGGCCCGCCGGCATCCCCTGCGGCCCGGTGAACACGATCGCGGATGCCGCCGCCAGCCCACAGGTGGCGGCTCGCGCCATGCTCAGCGAGGTGACGCACCCCAAGGGCATGCAGCTGACGATCGTGGACACGCCGGTGAGGCTCTCGCGCACGCCGGGCGGCATCAAAGGCCCGCCGCCCACGGTCGGCCAGGACACGCGCGCCGTCCTGCGCGAGCTGGGCGGGCTGGACGGGGGTCGGATCGAGGCACTGCTCGCGGCCGGCATCGTGCTGGAAACGGACCCGCGCACGGCGCCCACGATTCCGCATTGA
- a CDS encoding helix-turn-helix domain-containing protein encodes MQATRQQILDYLHRHGARTVRDITGLLSLTATGVRQHLTVLERDGLVEAHEERGHVGRPAHVYRLSPRGEALYPRNYDTLANLLMEEVRAMAGADALQRLMRRVSSRLAERYSERTEGLSLAERVAVTADVLREQGCVVETAQHGDEFQLRQCTCPYPNVARRHSAVCALEVGFVQRMTGADARLTSSLLRGDSACTYRIRARDGDDAASRRPGS; translated from the coding sequence ATGCAGGCGACGCGGCAGCAGATCCTCGACTATCTGCACCGGCATGGCGCCCGCACGGTGCGGGACATCACCGGCCTGCTTTCGCTGACCGCAACCGGCGTGCGCCAGCACCTCACTGTGCTGGAGCGCGATGGCCTGGTCGAAGCGCACGAAGAGCGCGGCCACGTCGGCCGCCCGGCGCACGTCTACCGGCTCAGCCCGCGGGGCGAGGCGCTCTATCCGCGCAACTATGACACGCTCGCCAACCTGCTGATGGAAGAGGTGCGGGCGATGGCCGGCGCCGACGCGCTGCAGCGGCTGATGCGCCGCGTCTCCAGCCGCCTGGCCGAGCGTTACAGCGAGCGCACGGAGGGTCTCTCGCTGGCCGAGCGTGTGGCCGTGACAGCGGACGTGCTGCGCGAGCAGGGTTGCGTCGTGGAAACCGCGCAGCATGGCGACGAGTTCCAGCTACGCCAGTGCACCTGTCCCTACCCCAACGTCGCCCGCCGCCACAGCGCCGTCTGCGCGCTCGAAGTCGGCTTCGTGCAGCGCATGACTGGCGCCGACGCCCGCCTCACCAGCAGCCTCCTGCGTGGAGACAGCGCCTGCACCTACCGCATCCGCGCCCGCGACGGTGACGACGCTGCCTCACGCCGCCCAGGCTCATAG
- a CDS encoding tetratricopeptide repeat protein, which yields MSRRDLALALAAAAAQGIAFAAASHLLQRRREPAGERPSAEPAERLNGIEQRLAAVERRGSQGAAGEPPAPAPALPSFAPLSFTPPASEVEPIGGEAPFPRPRSAASYLEEGTVYFAVGQFERAEERFSRALQSDPGLGGAYYNRGLARARLGRSEGALADYDRAAELLPDDADVFNNRGLMRCASGDFTPALEDFRRAAALAPQDGLVRLNLGLTLLETGEAAAALAEFERAQTHEAAQGSAGYGAALALTALGRADEAIAALGAALAADPELAEAARGEPRLAVLRGDVRLRALLDGSALATHARALD from the coding sequence ATGAGCCGGCGCGACCTCGCCCTGGCGCTGGCCGCGGCCGCCGCGCAGGGGATCGCCTTCGCCGCCGCATCGCACCTGCTGCAACGCCGGCGCGAGCCTGCCGGCGAGAGGCCGAGCGCCGAACCGGCCGAGCGGCTGAACGGCATCGAACAGCGCCTCGCGGCGGTCGAACGGCGAGGGTCGCAAGGAGCAGCCGGCGAGCCGCCGGCTCCGGCGCCGGCGCTGCCCAGCTTCGCCCCGCTGTCCTTCACGCCGCCGGCGAGCGAGGTTGAACCGATCGGCGGCGAGGCGCCGTTTCCGCGGCCGCGCAGCGCCGCATCGTACCTCGAAGAAGGCACGGTCTACTTCGCCGTGGGCCAGTTCGAGCGGGCCGAGGAGCGCTTCAGCCGCGCGCTGCAAAGCGATCCCGGCCTCGGCGGCGCCTACTACAACCGCGGCCTGGCGCGGGCGCGCCTGGGGCGGAGCGAGGGCGCGCTCGCCGACTACGACCGCGCCGCCGAGCTGCTGCCCGACGATGCGGACGTCTTCAACAACCGCGGCCTGATGCGCTGCGCCAGCGGCGACTTCACGCCGGCGCTGGAGGACTTCCGCCGCGCCGCCGCGCTGGCGCCGCAGGACGGGCTCGTGCGCCTCAACCTGGGCCTCACGCTGCTCGAAACGGGCGAGGCCGCGGCGGCGCTCGCCGAGTTCGAGCGGGCGCAGACGCACGAAGCCGCGCAAGGCTCGGCTGGCTACGGCGCGGCGCTCGCGCTGACTGCGCTGGGCCGCGCCGACGAGGCGATCGCCGCGCTCGGCGCCGCGCTCGCCGCCGACCCCGAGCTGGCCGAGGCCGCCCGCGGTGAGCCGCGGTTGGCCGTGCTGCGCGGCGATGTGCGCCTGCGCGCCCTGCTGGACGGCTCGGCGCTCGCGACGCACGCCCGGGCACTTGATTAG
- a CDS encoding phosphate/phosphite/phosphonate ABC transporter substrate-binding protein, which yields MQLRLPPITGTRLPFAALTLAALAGLTLACSSSNNNSNKATTIATRAPVAATTVAAGSPTAAAAKSATPASGSATAAAGAAGSPAAGALPALPAGGNDDPKSLVMAFVPSRDVSVIQLSADKIAAYLSKELNRPVKSVTLSSYAAVTQALSSKTADIGWVGPLDYLIGHEQNGSYPVTCSLRPGDTPGSLVPGYKAFIITKTDSGINTLADLKGKSFAFGDTTSASSSLVPKGALIKAGINPDKDLKSVNISNQSAIAIAVYQGKADAGAIYNDARTNKEVKDQFPDILDKTKVIYTSDLIPCDPQIVRKDLTQALAGQIRAALLKYSADPEGKTVLNDLFSISALGAISDSDYDGFRNTVKTVAPDLLKGYPSPTPAASPAASPKPTP from the coding sequence ATGCAGCTTCGCCTTCCACCGATCACCGGCACGCGCCTGCCGTTCGCCGCGCTGACGCTGGCGGCGCTTGCCGGCCTCACGCTGGCGTGCAGCAGCAGTAACAACAACTCGAACAAGGCCACGACGATCGCGACGCGGGCGCCCGTCGCGGCAACGACGGTTGCGGCCGGCTCGCCCACGGCCGCGGCGGCGAAGAGCGCAACCCCAGCGTCCGGCAGCGCCACGGCGGCCGCCGGCGCCGCGGGCAGTCCCGCCGCCGGCGCCCTGCCCGCCCTGCCCGCCGGCGGCAACGACGATCCGAAGTCGCTGGTGATGGCCTTCGTGCCCTCCCGCGACGTGAGCGTAATTCAGCTCAGCGCCGACAAGATCGCGGCCTACCTCAGCAAAGAGCTGAACCGGCCGGTCAAGTCCGTGACGCTCTCCAGCTACGCCGCCGTGACGCAGGCGCTCTCCTCCAAGACCGCCGACATCGGCTGGGTCGGACCGCTCGACTACCTGATCGGCCATGAGCAGAACGGCTCCTACCCCGTCACCTGCTCGCTGCGGCCGGGCGACACGCCGGGTTCGCTGGTACCGGGCTACAAGGCGTTTATCATCACCAAGACCGACAGCGGCATCAACACGCTCGCGGATCTAAAGGGCAAGAGCTTCGCCTTCGGCGACACGACCTCGGCCTCCAGCAGCCTGGTGCCCAAAGGCGCGCTGATCAAGGCCGGCATCAACCCGGACAAGGACCTCAAGTCGGTCAACATCTCCAACCAGAGCGCGATCGCGATTGCCGTCTACCAGGGCAAGGCCGACGCCGGCGCCATCTACAACGACGCCCGCACGAATAAAGAGGTCAAAGACCAGTTTCCCGACATCCTGGATAAAACCAAGGTGATCTATACGTCGGACCTGATCCCCTGCGACCCGCAGATCGTGCGCAAGGACCTGACGCAGGCGCTGGCCGGCCAGATCCGCGCCGCGTTGCTCAAGTACTCGGCCGACCCCGAGGGCAAGACGGTGCTCAACGATCTGTTCAGCATCAGCGCCCTCGGCGCGATCTCGGACAGCGATTACGACGGCTTCCGCAACACCGTGAAGACGGTTGCGCCCGACCTGCTCAAGGGCTATCCCAGCCCGACGCCGGCCGCCTCGCCGGCGGCGTCGCCAAAGCCCACGCCATAG
- the phnC gene encoding phosphonate ABC transporter ATP-binding protein, whose translation MVEVDRSRFPAEAQIVTRGVSKQFPNGVQALFDVSVDVRPGEFLAVIGPSGAGKSTFLRCINGLVRPSAGTIAFEGQEISRAKGAAVRRARRQMGMIFQQFNLVKRTSVLQNVLCGRLGYLHGWRAVVPVFKQSDVELALAALERVGIADKAYVRADSLSGGQQQRVAIARALAQQPRLMLADEPVASLDPETSITVLDDLRRINREQGITTIVNLHQLDFAREYADRVIGFKQGRLVFDGRPSEVDRDVYERVYR comes from the coding sequence ATGGTCGAGGTCGATCGCTCCCGCTTCCCGGCCGAGGCGCAGATCGTCACACGCGGGGTAAGCAAGCAGTTTCCCAACGGCGTGCAGGCCCTGTTCGACGTGAGCGTCGACGTGCGGCCGGGCGAGTTCCTGGCGGTGATCGGCCCCTCGGGCGCGGGAAAGTCTACCTTCCTGCGCTGCATCAATGGCCTGGTGCGGCCCAGCGCGGGCACGATCGCCTTCGAGGGCCAGGAGATCAGCCGGGCGAAGGGCGCCGCCGTGCGCCGGGCGCGCCGGCAGATGGGCATGATCTTCCAGCAGTTCAACCTCGTGAAGCGCACCTCGGTCTTGCAGAACGTGCTCTGCGGCCGGCTTGGCTATCTACACGGCTGGCGCGCGGTCGTGCCCGTCTTCAAGCAGAGCGACGTCGAGCTGGCGCTGGCGGCATTAGAACGCGTCGGCATCGCGGACAAGGCCTACGTCCGCGCCGATAGCCTCAGCGGCGGCCAGCAGCAACGCGTGGCGATCGCGCGGGCACTGGCGCAGCAGCCGCGGCTGATGCTGGCCGACGAGCCGGTGGCCTCGCTCGACCCTGAGACCTCGATCACCGTGCTCGACGACCTGCGCCGCATCAACCGCGAGCAGGGGATCACCACGATCGTCAACCTGCACCAGCTCGATTTCGCCCGCGAATACGCCGACCGCGTGATCGGCTTCAAGCAGGGGCGGCTGGTCTTCGACGGCCGGCCGAGTGAAGTGGATCGCGACGTTTATGAGCGAGTCTACCGATAA
- the phnE gene encoding phosphonate ABC transporter, permease protein PhnE: MSESTDKAATGDGIAVRAPAAPPPVLAPPSAHNGPPLQSFEGGVLTTTFARPRGGSSAPRQPLATGGVVLVAQALVPGLGYALLRRPLRGAVTLVMFTILILALYWQFPKDAWQPGVAWFWFGLIAGAVWLNLLYRTARELPLLAAGDGSDAATLMRLRRGQRQGFVRSLCGLNLLAIALVVFGLNRLAIDSEVDFALFTRQSNLQSAQKLASGLLHPKWSIAWSTIHHYAWITLEMAILGTAGGALVAAPFSFLAARNLMGRHPVTQPVYYVMRFLFSCIRAIPTLIWGLMAISFTLGHFPGVIALSIFSFGLLAKLYSEAIEAIDWGQIEAVTAAGANPLQVVLFAVVPQVIPYFISSTLYSLEVNVHSSVVLGLIGAGGLGLVINEYIGAFAWSQTSMVLIITIVMTLAIDYGSAFIRSRVV, translated from the coding sequence ATGAGCGAGTCTACCGATAAGGCCGCGACCGGCGATGGCATCGCCGTGCGGGCTCCCGCCGCGCCGCCGCCGGTCCTTGCGCCACCGTCGGCGCACAACGGTCCCCCGCTGCAGAGCTTCGAGGGCGGCGTGCTCACAACGACCTTCGCTCGGCCGCGCGGCGGTTCGTCCGCGCCGCGGCAGCCTCTGGCCACGGGCGGCGTGGTGCTCGTCGCGCAGGCTTTGGTGCCGGGGCTGGGCTACGCGCTGCTGCGCCGGCCGCTGCGGGGCGCGGTCACGCTCGTGATGTTCACAATCCTGATCCTCGCGCTCTACTGGCAGTTCCCCAAAGATGCCTGGCAGCCCGGCGTCGCCTGGTTCTGGTTCGGCCTGATCGCGGGCGCGGTCTGGCTGAACCTGCTCTACCGCACGGCGCGCGAGCTGCCGCTCCTCGCGGCAGGCGACGGCAGCGATGCCGCGACGCTGATGCGACTGCGGCGGGGGCAGCGCCAGGGGTTCGTGCGCTCGCTGTGCGGCCTCAACCTGCTGGCGATCGCGCTGGTGGTCTTCGGGCTGAACCGGCTGGCGATCGACTCCGAGGTCGATTTCGCGCTGTTCACGCGACAAAGCAACCTGCAATCGGCGCAAAAGCTCGCCAGCGGCCTGCTGCATCCGAAGTGGTCGATCGCCTGGAGCACGATTCATCACTACGCCTGGATCACCCTGGAGATGGCCATCCTCGGCACGGCCGGCGGCGCGCTGGTGGCGGCGCCGTTCAGCTTCCTCGCCGCACGCAATTTGATGGGGCGCCATCCGGTCACGCAGCCCGTGTACTACGTGATGCGCTTCCTGTTCAGTTGCATCCGCGCGATCCCCACGCTGATCTGGGGGCTGATGGCGATCTCGTTCACGCTCGGCCATTTCCCCGGCGTAATCGCGCTCAGCATCTTCAGCTTCGGGCTTTTGGCAAAGCTCTATTCCGAGGCGATCGAGGCGATCGACTGGGGCCAGATCGAAGCCGTCACGGCCGCGGGCGCCAATCCGCTGCAGGTGGTGCTCTTCGCGGTCGTGCCGCAGGTCATCCCGTATTTCATCTCTTCCACGCTCTATTCGCTCGAAGTCAACGTGCATTCCTCGGTGGTGCTCGGCCTGATCGGCGCCGGCGGCCTTGGGCTGGTGATCAACGAATACATCGGCGCCTTCGCCTGGAGCCAGACCTCGATGGTGCTGATCATCACGATCGTGATGACGCTCGCGATCGACTACGGCAGCGCCTTCATCCGCAGCCGCGTGGTGTAA
- a CDS encoding CoA transferase → MPLPDAGPDLPLSGLRVIDFSTTVAGPSAARHLADFGAQVIKVESQAHPDTLRAATPFPERKAGVNRSAYFAAYNAGKLSLSLNMQKPEAREIVRRLIERSDVLIEAFVPGVMARWGLSYEQVSAWNPRIIMASHCLQGQTGPHAQHRGYGQIAGAMSGWYDLTGLEGGEPLGPYSAYTDFVSWPFLLSAILVALEVREETGRGQYIDHAQLESSIHFLAAPLLDLQLNGHELTRRGNREDYVCPNNVYPCAGPGDPSSAAEGRASQTTNDRWIAITVDTDDAWLALCRELGHAGAGADPRFATRAGRKAYEAEIDALLAGWVADEEPFALAERLQAAGIAAGVVERAEDLFADPQLQQRGFFRRLPHAEIGEHAVLTQSFRVEGWDPGPHRAAPLLGEHTHDICREVLELGEDEIARFAAAGVFE, encoded by the coding sequence ATGCCCCTGCCGGACGCCGGCCCCGACCTGCCGCTGAGCGGCCTGCGCGTGATCGACTTCTCGACGACGGTCGCCGGCCCCTCGGCGGCACGCCACCTCGCCGACTTCGGCGCCCAGGTGATCAAGGTCGAGTCGCAGGCCCACCCGGACACGTTGCGCGCCGCCACGCCCTTCCCCGAGCGCAAGGCGGGCGTCAACCGCTCCGCCTACTTCGCCGCCTACAACGCGGGCAAGCTCTCGCTCTCGCTGAACATGCAAAAGCCGGAGGCGCGCGAGATTGTACGGCGGCTGATCGAGCGCAGCGATGTGCTGATCGAAGCGTTTGTGCCCGGCGTAATGGCGCGCTGGGGGCTGAGCTACGAGCAGGTCAGCGCCTGGAACCCACGCATCATCATGGCCAGCCACTGCCTGCAGGGGCAGACAGGGCCGCACGCGCAGCACCGCGGCTACGGCCAGATCGCCGGGGCGATGAGCGGCTGGTATGACCTGACCGGATTGGAGGGCGGCGAGCCGTTGGGACCGTACTCGGCCTACACGGATTTCGTCTCCTGGCCGTTCCTGCTCTCAGCCATCCTCGTGGCGCTGGAAGTGCGCGAGGAGACCGGCCGCGGCCAGTACATCGACCACGCGCAGCTCGAAAGCTCGATCCACTTCCTCGCCGCGCCGTTGCTCGACCTGCAGCTCAACGGCCACGAGCTGACGCGCCGCGGCAACCGTGAAGACTACGTCTGCCCCAACAACGTCTACCCGTGCGCCGGCCCCGGGGATCCCTCGAGCGCAGCCGAGGGGAGAGCGTCGCAGACTACCAATGATCGCTGGATCGCGATCACGGTCGATACCGACGACGCATGGCTCGCGCTGTGCCGGGAGTTGGGCCACGCCGGGGCCGGCGCCGATCCGCGCTTCGCCACCCGCGCCGGCCGCAAGGCGTATGAGGCCGAGATCGACGCACTGCTTGCCGGCTGGGTGGCGGACGAGGAGCCGTTCGCGCTGGCCGAGCGGCTGCAGGCGGCCGGCATCGCCGCGGGCGTGGTCGAGCGGGCGGAGGATCTGTTTGCCGACCCGCAGTTGCAGCAGCGCGGCTTCTTCCGCCGCCTGCCGCACGCGGAGATCGGCGAGCACGCGGTGCTGACGCAGAGTTTTCGCGTCGAGGGCTGGGATCCCGGCCCGCATCGCGCCGCGCCGCTGCTGGGCGAGCATACGCACGACATCTGCCGCGAGGTGCTGGAGCTGGGCGAGGACGAGATCGCGCGGTTCGCGGCCGCCGGCGTCTTTGAATGA
- a CDS encoding enoyl-CoA hydratase-related protein has product MYQEILFEVVDPVCTITLNRPATLNAFTSRMQQELRHALGEAERRADVVGIVITGAGRGFCAGVDMGELRLIQAAGSVAAADAQTEFSGARAGDPAMGPDYTRVFTYLLTVRKPIIAAVNGPVAGLGFSLVMFCDLRFAAEDALFTTAYAQRGLVAEHGTSWILPRLIGPARALDVLWSGRRFDGREALQLGVANAALPRERLVDAAQGYIRSLAATCSPASLMQMKRQVYRHLMLPLGEAMEETQALIDESVTLPDFNEGLSSFAERRAPRFARLQA; this is encoded by the coding sequence ATGTACCAGGAGATCCTGTTCGAGGTCGTCGACCCGGTCTGCACGATCACGCTGAACCGGCCGGCGACGCTCAACGCCTTCACCTCGCGCATGCAGCAGGAGCTGCGCCATGCACTGGGCGAGGCGGAGCGGCGCGCGGATGTGGTCGGCATCGTGATTACCGGCGCGGGGCGCGGCTTCTGCGCCGGCGTCGATATGGGCGAGCTGCGCCTGATCCAGGCCGCCGGCTCGGTCGCCGCGGCCGATGCGCAGACGGAGTTCTCCGGCGCCCGCGCCGGCGATCCGGCGATGGGGCCGGACTACACGCGCGTCTTCACCTATCTGCTGACCGTGCGCAAGCCGATCATCGCCGCCGTGAACGGGCCGGTCGCGGGGCTCGGCTTCTCGCTGGTGATGTTCTGCGACCTGCGCTTCGCCGCCGAAGATGCGTTGTTCACCACCGCCTACGCGCAGCGCGGCCTGGTGGCCGAGCACGGCACGAGCTGGATTCTGCCGCGGCTGATCGGTCCGGCGCGGGCGCTGGACGTGCTCTGGAGCGGGCGGCGCTTCGACGGGCGCGAGGCGCTGCAGCTCGGCGTCGCCAACGCCGCCCTGCCGCGCGAGCGGCTTGTGGACGCTGCGCAGGGCTATATACGCTCGCTGGCGGCAACGTGCTCCCCGGCGTCGCTCATGCAGATGAAGCGCCAGGTTTATCGCCACCTGATGCTGCCGCTGGGCGAAGCGATGGAGGAGACGCAGGCGCTGATCGACGAGAGCGTGACGCTGCCGGACTTCAATGAAGGACTCAGCTCGTTCGCCGAGCGGCGGGCGCCGCGCTTCGCTCGCCTGCAAGCGTAA
- a CDS encoding metalloregulator ArsR/SmtB family transcription factor, whose protein sequence is MRSMFHPAREHLSLTDVLYALSDPVRLRVAQQLALQTALRPCGELGIPIPKPTLSHHLKVLRQAGIVSVRVEGTTRLYALRRPDLEERFPGLLDSVLRSLPPPGSGETFPGESAAHRDEHRAAPELAGSH, encoded by the coding sequence ATGCGCAGCATGTTCCACCCCGCGCGCGAACACCTGTCGCTCACCGACGTGCTCTATGCATTGAGCGACCCCGTGCGCCTGCGCGTGGCGCAGCAGCTCGCCCTGCAAACCGCGCTACGGCCCTGCGGCGAGCTGGGCATTCCCATTCCCAAGCCCACACTCTCGCATCACCTCAAGGTGCTGCGGCAGGCGGGCATCGTCTCCGTGCGGGTCGAAGGCACGACGCGGCTCTACGCCTTGCGGCGCCCCGACCTCGAGGAGCGATTTCCCGGCCTGCTCGACTCCGTGCTGCGCTCGCTGCCGCCGCCCGGCTCGGGCGAGACCTTCCCCGGCGAATCGGCCGCCCATCGCGACGAGCACCGTGCCGCGCCCGAGCTCGCCGGCTCGCACTGA